One genomic segment of Podarcis raffonei isolate rPodRaf1 chromosome 7, rPodRaf1.pri, whole genome shotgun sequence includes these proteins:
- the LYPLA1 gene encoding acyl-protein thioesterase 1 isoform X1, with amino-acid sequence MCGNNMSAPLPAIVPAARKATAAVIFLHGLGDTGHGWAEAFAGIRSPHIKYICPHAPVMPVSLNMNMAMPSWFDIIGLAPDSQEDEAGIKQASENVKALIEQEVRNGIPSNRIILGGFSQGGALSLYTALTTNQKLGGIVALSCWLPLRTSFPQGPINCVNRDIPIFQCHGDRDPLVPLMFGSVTSETLKTMLNPGNISFKTYSGMMHSSCIEEMMDVKQFIDKQLPPID; translated from the exons ATGTGCGGCAACAACATGTCTGCCCCGCTGCCAGCCATCGTCCCGGCCGCCAGAAAGGCCACCGCCGCG GTCATATTTCTTCATGGATTAGGAGATACTGG ACATGGGTGGGCAGAAGCATTTGCTGGAATCAGAAGCCCACACATAAAGTATATTTGCCCACATGC GCCAGTTATGCCAGTTTCTTTAAACATGAACATGGCTATGCCTTCTTG GTTTGATATCATTGGCCTCGCTCCAGATTCACAGGAAGATGAAGCTGGGATTAAGCAAGCATCAGAGAATG TGAAAGCACTTATTGAGCAAGAAGTAAGGAATGGAATACCCTCAAACCGAATAATTTTGGGAGGATTTTCTCAG GGAGGAGCTTTATCGCTGTACACAGCTCTCAcaacaaatcagaagctggggggTATTGTAGCACTCAGCTGTTGGCTTCCGCTGCGGACCTCATTTCCACAG GGTCCTATCAACTGTGTCAACAGAGACATTCCCATTTTCCAGTGCCATGGTGACCGCGATCCTTTAGTTCCGCTTATGTTTGGTTCTGTCACTTCTGAGACACTAAAGACTATGTTAAATCCTGGCAACATAAGTTTTAAAACTTATTCGGGAATGATGCATAGCTCGTGTATTGAG GAAATGATGGATGTGAAGCAGTTTATTGACAAGCAACTACCTCCAATTGACTGA
- the LYPLA1 gene encoding acyl-protein thioesterase 1 isoform X2 — translation MPVSLNMNMAMPSWFDIIGLAPDSQEDEAGIKQASENVKALIEQEVRNGIPSNRIILGGFSQGGALSLYTALTTNQKLGGIVALSCWLPLRTSFPQGPINCVNRDIPIFQCHGDRDPLVPLMFGSVTSETLKTMLNPGNISFKTYSGMMHSSCIEEMMDVKQFIDKQLPPID, via the exons ATGCCAGTTTCTTTAAACATGAACATGGCTATGCCTTCTTG GTTTGATATCATTGGCCTCGCTCCAGATTCACAGGAAGATGAAGCTGGGATTAAGCAAGCATCAGAGAATG TGAAAGCACTTATTGAGCAAGAAGTAAGGAATGGAATACCCTCAAACCGAATAATTTTGGGAGGATTTTCTCAG GGAGGAGCTTTATCGCTGTACACAGCTCTCAcaacaaatcagaagctggggggTATTGTAGCACTCAGCTGTTGGCTTCCGCTGCGGACCTCATTTCCACAG GGTCCTATCAACTGTGTCAACAGAGACATTCCCATTTTCCAGTGCCATGGTGACCGCGATCCTTTAGTTCCGCTTATGTTTGGTTCTGTCACTTCTGAGACACTAAAGACTATGTTAAATCCTGGCAACATAAGTTTTAAAACTTATTCGGGAATGATGCATAGCTCGTGTATTGAG GAAATGATGGATGTGAAGCAGTTTATTGACAAGCAACTACCTCCAATTGACTGA